Part of the Paenibacillus sp. FSL R7-0273 genome is shown below.
CATAAGAAAAATAACAGTCTGCTGAGCCGCAAACGCCAGCTGGACCAGCTGTTCAGCGAGATTGAAGAAAGCGAGCGGCAGATCGCCAAGCTGAAGCAGGGCATCGGCCGGCTCAGGGAAGAGCAGGAGAATGCCTCGCGCAAGCTGGAGCAGCTGCGTCATGACGGAGATGAGAAGCGTCTTGAGGAGCAGCGTGTTGCCGGAGATCTGAAGCAGCTGGAGCAGGAGCTGCGCCATGTGCAGGAGCAGGTTGAAGGTGCCGGTGCGGAGCGAAGCGGCTTTGAGGCAGAGGTGAAGGGGCTGGAGGAAAGCCGTATACAGGCTGTAGCTGAGCTTGCCCGCCTTGAGCAGGAAGAAAAGGCTGCCCATGAAGCGATCCGCAATGCGGAGTCAGAGCGTAAAGCGAGCGAGTCCGCCAAGGAGGAGCTTCAGGGCAAACTGACGGGTATGAAGGTCGCAGAGGGTAAGCTGGATCAGGAGATTTTCTCGCTCGAGGAACAGCTGCGCCGGATGCGTCAGGATGCCGGCTCACAGGATAGAGAGCTGAAGCAGAGCCGCAGCCTGCTTATGACGATTGAGCAGGATCTGGAGGAGAATGTCCGTGAAGCGGTGAAGCAGCAGGAGAATCTGAACAGCTACCGGCTGAAACGGGATGAGAGTGCGGCAGCGCTTGACCTGGCCCGTGCAGACCGTGCTGCCCTGACCCGCAAGCTGGAGCTGGCTGAAGGCGAGACCAAGGATCAGCGGCAGGCACTCCGGGCCGTGGAGGACAAGCTCCGCACAACCGAGGTCTCGGTCGGAAGGCTCGATGTGGAGCTAGACAATATTCTGCGCAAGCTGAGTGAGGATTATGAGCTGAGCTATGAGCTGGCGAAGCAGCGCTATCCGGTGCCGGAGGATGTTCCGGCAGCCCAGATGGAGGTTCAGCGGCTGAAGCGCAGTATTTCGGCACTCGGTGAAGTCAGCCTGGGTGCGATCGAGGAATATCAGCGTGTGCATGAACGCTATACCTTCCTCAGCAGCCAGAAGGATGACCTGGTGGAAGCCAAGACCACCCTGTATCATGTCATTCATGAAATGGAAGAGGAAATGTCCAAACGCTTCAAGATGACCTTTGATGCAATCCGCCGGGAGTTCGGGACGGTGTTCTCGAAGCTGTTCGGAGGCGGACGGGCAGATCTGCAGCTGCTGAATCCGGAGAATATGCTGGAGACAGGGATTGACATTGTAGCCCAGCCGCCCGGTAAAAAGCTGCAGAACCTGCAGCTGCTCTCCGGCGGGGAGCGTGCTTTGACCGCTATGGCACTGCTGTTTGCCATCCTGCAGGTGAAGCCGGTTCCGTTCTGCGTGCTGGATGAGGTCGAGGCAGCGCTGGATGAAGCCAACGTTGTCCGGTTCGCCCAGTACCTGCGCGAATTCTCGGAGCAGACCCAGTTCATCGTCGTAACCCACCGCAAGGGCACGATGGAGGAAGCTGATGTGCTCTACGGCGTCACTATGGAGGAGGGCGGCGTATCTAAGCTCGTCTCCGTGAAGCTGGAGGATGAGGAAGCGATAATTGCGTAATTTTTTTGAAAATAGAGGGGGACCATAATGAGCTTTTTTAAGAAACTGAAAGAAACCATTTCCGGCAAAACGGAAAGTGTAACCAAAAGCTTCCGCGACGGGCTGGAGAAAACGCGCAAGGGCTTCGTTGAGAAGGTCTCTGACCTGATTATCCGCCGCAAAAAGATCGATGAGGAGTTCTACGAGGAGCTTGAAGAGATTCTGATCGGTGCAGACGTGGGCGTTAACACGGTAATGACCCTTGTGGAAGAGCTGCGTGCTGAAGTGAAGCAGAAGCGGATTGAGGATGCAGCGGAGCTTCAGCCGATTCTCTCCCGCAAGCTGATGGAGCTGCTGCGCGGTGATGATGACAACAGCCTGAAGGAGAACCCGGACGGCATTACTGTAATCCTGTTTGTCGGTGTTAACGGAGTCGGCAAGACGACAACGATCGGCAAGCTGGCACACCGTTACAAGCAAGAGGGCAAGAAAGTGCTTCTGGCTGCAGGCGATACCTTCCGTGCCGGGGCTATAGAGCAGCTTGAGGTGTGGGGCCAGCGGGCCGGAGTTGACGTGATTAAGCAGCAGGCGGGCTCTGACCCGGCAGCTGTTATGTTCGATGCCGTGCAGGCCGCAAAGCAGCGGAATGTCGATGTGCTGATCTGCGATACGGCCGGCCGTCTGCAGAACAAATCGAATCTGATGGAAGAGCTGAACAAGATTTTCCGGGTCATCCAGCGTGAAATTCCAAGTGCTCCCCATGAAGTTCTAATGGTGCTTGACGCGACAACCGGGCAGAATGCGCTGAGCCAGGCTAAGCTGTTTGGTGAAAAAAGCGGCGTCACCGGTCTGGTCCTGACCAAGCTGGACGGCACAGCCAAGGGTGGTATTGTCGTGGCGATCCGCCAGGAGATGAACCTGCCGGTGAAGCTGGTCGGGCTTGGGGAGAAGATGGAGGATCTGCAGGCCTTTGACTCCACCCAGTTTGTACATGCCTTGTTTGCCGGGTTGATCAGCGAGGAAGAGGCTGAGCCGGAAGAGGATAAAGAATAATAAATCTGAGAGAATCAGGATTCACTCTGATAGGACCCGTTTACCGGCTTTGGCTGGTGGACGGGTTCTTTTGTATGGGAAGCGGCAGTCCGTTTAAACGGATCTGTGAATAATCTAAACACATAACAATTTCAATACATGAAAAATTCATAATAGTACTGCTTGTCAGCTCTCCCGCATACAATTCATTGTATCCTCAACATTACAGCACCCGGAAAATACGCTCAGGAGAAAGGAAGCGATTCCAAGTATGCGGAATGGTTCATAAACTCCATTTTGCTGTTATATATATTGACATCAAGATTATCATTTACGTATTATGAGAGTAGAATTAAAGTTTTTCGGGATTAAATCTATAAATTTTAATTAATTTGTAAACAAACATAACACATTTGAACATCCGAAAGGAGTCGGGCTCATGTCCAAATTAGATCCTTTGCCCGGTATCTCTCCGTATCCGCTGGAGCATTTTTATGATGAAATGTATGCCGATGAACGGAGTATCCGGCCTCATTACAAGCATGTGAGCCGCATGTTTAACGGGATGAGCCCCGAAGAGCTGCATGCCAAGCAGAGATTAATGCAGCGTCGCATGATGGAAGAGGGAATTACGTTCACACTGTACAATCCGGCCCAGGATCAGCCGATGGAGCGGACGATTCCCTTTGATATGATTCCGCGGATTATCCCGAAGGGTGAGTGGGAACGGCTTGAGGCAGGAATTATCCAGCGGATAACTGCACTTAATTTATTCATTCATGACATCTATCATGAGCAGTACATTGTAAAGGATGGAATTGTCCCGCGGCGGATGATCATCAGCAATGTATACTTCCGTCCGGAAATGGCGGGCCTGAGGGTGCCTGGCGGGGCTTATGTGACGACCTCGGGCATCGATCTGATCCGTCATCATGACGGCGAGTATTATGTGCTTGAGGATAATCTGCGCACGCCGTCAGGCTTCTCTTATCTTTTTAAAGGCAGATCACTGATGAACCAGCTATTTCCCGAACTGGCGTTCGCCAGCTCTATACGGGATGTTGACCACAGCTTGAACCGTTTTCTGTCTGTGCTGCGCAGCCTGTCGCCGTCGAGAACCAAAGATCCGGTAATCGCGCTGCTTACGCCGGGCGAATATAATTCGGCTTATTATGAGCATGCTTTTCTGGCCCAGCAGATGGGCATCCATCTGGTTGAGGGGCGCGACCTTGTTGCCCGGGATCACAAAATTTATTTAAAGGAAATGAACAGCTTGCGCAGAGTCGATGTGCTGTACCGCCGTCTGGATGATGATTATATCGATCCGCTGGCATTCCAGCCGAATTCGCTGCTGGGTGTAGCCGGGCTGATGAATGCCTACCGGGCAGGCAATATCGCAATTGCCAACGCTCCGGGCACTGGGGTTGCCGATGATAAAGCCATGTATGTCTATGTTCCGGATATGATCCGTTATTATCTGAACGAGGAGCCGATTCTGGGCAATGTGCCGACCTATCTGCTGTCACGGCCTCAAGAGCGCCAGTATGTGCTGGATAACCTGTCCGAGATGGTAGTCAAAGAAACCTCACTCTCCGGCGGTTACGGCATGCTTATCGGGAGTGAAGCAACCAAGGATGAGCTGATAGATTTCCGTCTGAAAATTCTTGCTGACCCGGCCCGTTATATCGCCCAGCCGATCATGTCCCTGTCACGGGCACCAGTGCTGTCAGGTGCATCGATGGTGCCGCGTCATATCGATCTGCGGGCGTTTGTGCTCATGGGGGCGGACCGCAAGCCGCATGTCATACCAGGCGGCCTGACCCGGGTGGCGATGAAGGAAAACTCTTTGGTCGTGAACTCCTCCCAGGGAGGCGGAGTAAAGGATACTTGGGTTATGGCCTGAAGCCGGCGGCTTTAGCCGGTTAACAGGAACAAAGTGCAGCATCAATATGTGGAAGCGGAGGAGTGGTGACGATGCTGAATCGCAACGCGGAAGCTTTGTTTTGGATCGGACGTTACATTGAACGGGCGGAGAATCATGCGAGGCTGATTGATGTCCATTATCATATTCAGCAGGAAGAGGATTTTCAGTCAGAGGGCCATAAATGGTCAAGGCTGATTGATGCGTTAGGCGTCAGAAATGAGTACCTTAAGCAGTTTGAGAGCTTTTGTGAGCAGGATGTGCTATCTTTCATAACGCTGGATCTAGGCAACTCTAATTCCCTGTTCTCCTGTGTGCACCAGGCGCGGAATAACCTGCGTACACTGCGCCAGCATCTGCCAAGCGAGCTATGGGACATTGTTAACGGCTTTAATCTCTGGCTCGGTGAGCAGTCTGTAGCTGATATTATGAGCGGCCCGCATCAGTTCTACCAGCAGGTTAAAGAGCGTGCAGCCATGTTCCTTGGTGCAGAGCAGTCCGTTATGCTGCGGGGCAATGAGTGGCATTTTATTGAAAGCGGGCGGTTTCTGGAACGCGCTGAGAACACGACGAGGATTCTGCAGGCTGTTACCGTATCATGCAAATCGAAGGAGAACAGCACTATTTATACCCAGCTGCAGGCTGTGCTGAAATCAGTGAGCGGCTATCAGTCCTTCCGCCGTTATTATGCTGATGATATGTCACCGGAGTGCATCCTGGAGTTCCTGATCGTGAATGCACGTTTTCCGCGCTCGGTGCGCTTCTCGTTCCACAAGCTGGAGGAGCATCTGGCCAGACTGGAGCTGGATTCCTCGGAGAAGGGCTCGGGGCATGAGAAGGTTATCCGTCAGGCAGGCAAGATTAAGGCTGAACTTGACTACATGGAAAAAGAAGAGATGTCCGGCGATCTCGTCGATGATGTGCTTCATTCCCTGATGGTCTCCTGCCAGCGCTTAGGGAAGACGATGGAGGGCGCCTTTTTTCGCCGCGAAGGAGCTTATGTATGAAGATCCAAATCAACCACACAACCACCTATTCCTATCCCGAGCCGGTTACGGACAGTGTCAATGAAATCAGGCTGACTCCGCGCACCAACTACCGTCAGTCCTGCTATCATCATGAGGTGGAGGTGACTCCTGCGGCGAATCTGCTCACGTATGAGGATTTTTTCGGCAACCGGGTGCATGCCTATTCGGTGAATAAGCCGCATACAGAGATGGTGATTCATACCAAAGCGACCGTAGTGACACTGGACAAAGCGCAGGGTGCGGACCTTCCGCATATCCCGCTTGAAGATCAGGTTAAGCTGCTGAATGATGATAAGTTTCAGAATCGTTATATTGAATTTATTCTGCCCACCCGGTATACGGAGGTTACGCCTGAGCTGGTTGAGTTCGCGTCGCTGCACCCTTTTGAGGAAGCGGATGATATGTACGCCTGGACCAAAAAGCTGTCCTCCACGATCTATGAGCAGTTTACCTATGACCCTGAAGCGACGAGTGTGAATACTACGGTCAAAAAAGCGCTCAAGCTCAAGCGCGGCGTCTGTCAGGATTATGCTCATCTGATGATCGCCGTCTGCAGGAGTGTCGGCCTTCCTTCGCGGTACGTCAGCGGATATCATTTCGTCGGTGATCTGCAGGGCGGCAACGCCGATTTCGAGCAGGCTTCACATGCCTGGGTCGAAACGCATATTCCCGGAACAGGCTGGCTGGGCTTCGATCCGACCAATAATGCGGAAGTGAACTGGCGTTATATCAAGCTGGGCCACGGCCGGGATTACAAGGATATCGTACCGGTAAAAGGCGTATACCGCGGCGGAGCAGGAACACTGAGCGTAAAGGTGGATGTGCGCAAGCTGGAGAACTGAGGGGATTGGGAGGAGCGGCTGGTTCTGATTTCGCCGGAGTCGGCGAAATGGACGAAATGAAGGGCACAAATGCCTTTGATTTCGCCAAAGTCGGCGGATTGGATGAAATGAAGGGCACGAATGCCTCTGATTTCGCCGCAGTCGGCCAATTGGACGAAATGAAGAGCACGAATGCCTCTGATTTCGCCAAAGTCGGCCAATTGGACGAAATGAAGGGCACAAATGCCTCTGATTTCGCCTGAGTCGGCCAATTGGAGGAAATGAAGAGCACAAATGCCTCTGATTTGGCTAAAGTCAGCCAATTGGACGAAATGAAGGACACAAATGCCTCTGATTTAGCCGAAGTCGGCGGATTGGACGAAATAAGAAAAGGGCAATGAACCAACATTTAGTGCCTTCCTTAGTACGTTTGCACAAAACTTGCGCAAAATTTGCACAAGGGTGATTATAATCGAGGGGCATTTGGGTAATCTTGAAGCAGAGTCACGAAAATGGACAATGTGGAAGGAGAGTGTACATATGAGCCCAAATATAGCGAAAAAACAGCGCTTTGTCGGTAAAACAGCGATTATTACAGGTGCGGGCTCCGGGATCGGCCGAGCGGCAGCGATCCAGATGGCGCGGGAGGGCGCTAATGTAGCTCTTTTTGATCTGGTAAATGAACGCACCTCGGTGCTGGAGCAGAAGCTGAACAAGCTGCGTAAGGATTGCGCACTGGCTATTGATGTCGATACCTCTGATGCTGAGCGGATGGAGGAGGCGGTGCGCAGGACGATTGAGCATTTTGGCAGCCTCGATATTGTGTTTGCCAATGCGGGCATTAACGGGGTAGTAGGGCCGATCGAGGAGCTGAGCCTCAGCGATTGGCAGAATACGATCAACGTGAACCTGACAGGCACGTTCCTGACGCTCAAATATACCATCCCGCATCTCAAGGAAAAGGGTAAGGGAAGTATTATTATCACAAGCTCCATTAACGGGAACACCCGGTTCACGAGCTTTGGCTGGTCACCGTACAGCACGACCAAAGCGGGACAGGTTGCTTTTGCCAAAATGGCGGCGCTGGAGCTGGCGAAGTTCAAAATCCGCGTAAACGTAATCTGTCCGGGGGCCATCTCCACCAATATTGATGAATCTACAGAGTTTAACGAGGATGTCGAGGAAATTGTCATCCCGATTGAGTTCCCCGAAGGGGCTCAGCCGCTGGCAGACGGACCGGGTAAGCCGGAGAATGTCGCTGATCTTGTCTCCTTCCTCGCATCCGATGAATCGATTCATATTACCGGCGCTCAAATCGTAATAGACGGTGCGGAGTCGCTGCTAAGCTAATACTGAAAGCTTCAGGTAACAAAGCGTTACTAGAAAGATATAACAGCCTTGCTCCTTGTCTATAAGACAGGGCAGGGCTGTTTGCTGTGTGCAGGGTTGTAATGTAAACGGATTATGGTAAAATCTGTGCATACACTACAGTAATCAACAGCATATTTTAGCAGAAAAAGGTGATTGTATGAATCAGGAAGTTACAGATTTTATCAACAGCGTCAAGCAGCCTTGGCAGATTGAGATCTGCAATGCACTTCGTCAGCTTGTTCATGACGCAATACCGGATGTGCAGGAGCGGATACAGTACGGGAAGCCGCATTTTCTCAAAAACGGCAAGTATGCTGCGGTTATTACTACTGCGAAGGGCTGGGTGACCTTTACGATTTTTAATGCGGCTGGACTTGAGGTGCCTGAGGGAGTATTTGAGCCCGGAAAGCCGGAGCGGGTTACAGCAAAGCTGCTGGAGGGGAAAAGCGTTAATTACGAGCTGTTCACAGACCTGCTGAAGCAGGCTTCTGCCGAACTGTAAGGTTAAGGGAAGGGGGAAGAACATTGCTGTCATGGCTCGCGGAGCAACGGATTCAGGAGGCAATGAGAAACGGTGAATTTGCAGATTTGCCGGGACACGGCAAGCCGCTGGAGCTGGAGGATTTGTCCGGTGTACCGGAGGAGCTGCGGATGTCGTTCAAGATTATGAAGAATGCGGGGCTTGTGCCGGAAGAGCTGACTCTGCGTGCGGAATGCGTCTCCCTGGAGGAACTAATTGCGGCCTGCATGAACAGCGGAAATTCAGATCCTGCTGAGCAGAAGTCGCTGGAATCCAGATTAAGTGTAAAAAGAATGCGGCTGCAGCAGCTTTTGCGGGAACGGGGGCTTGAGAGCAGCAGTGTCTTCACGGAATACGGAGATGAAATCCACCGGCGGCTGGCAGGCGGGGAGATATAAAATGATATCAAACGGAGGTGGCTAAGCTAATGCTAGAGCGTAAATCTACCTACAGCATCGGAAATGTGCCTGCAGGCTTTCAGACAGAGGTTGAGCGGTTAAAGGCTCAGGCGGTCATGGGATGGGACAAGGAGTTCCGTAATCTGCAGTGGTACGGCTTGCAAAACGGCATGCGTGTGCTTGAAGTGGGCAGCGGCCCGGGATTTATAACCGAGCAGTTGGTCCACAGTCTTCCGGATTGTGAAGTAACCGCACTGGAATATGATAAAACCTTACTGGATGAAGCAGAGCGGCGGATTGTCCCTCCTCCTGCATCCCGGCTGGAATTCGTTCATGGCTCGGTCTATGAGACCGGGCTGGCGGACAATACATACGATTTTGTGATAGCGAGACTGCTGTTCCTTCATTTACATAACCCGCTGGATGCGGCGAGGGAAATTTACAGAGTGCTTAAACCGGGCGGCAGGCTGGTCATAATCGATATAGATGACGGCATATTCGGAGCGGTTAATCCGGACAGTGCGGTACTGCCTGCCGTAATACGTAAGCTGGCTGCCCATCAGGCGGCCAAAGGCGGCAACCGGTATGTCGGAAGGACGCTGCCGCGGCTGCTTACGGAATCCGGCTTTTGCGATGTGGATATGGATGCCGTCGTCCAGCATAGTGATCTGCACGGCATTGAAGGCTTCAGGCAGCAGTTTAACATTAACCGGTATACACCTTTTTATAAGAACGGTATGCTCAGCACAGAAGAATTTGAGCAGCTCAGCAGGTTATCAGAGGCGATTAACAGCTCACCTGAGGCCTATGCGATGATGACCTTTCTGATGGCCTGCGGCCGCAAACCCGGCCATTCTGAGTCTGAGGCTTGAAATCCGGGGCGGCATCGTTCAAGATAAAGTGAACTATAAACAGTAACAGTAATGGAGACAACGATGAAACAGCTTCCGATAATGCAGGTGCTTCCTGACCTGAAAAAAATACTCAGCAGCAGCACAGCCGCTGTGCTGATTGCCGAGCCCGGTGCGGGGAAAACGACGGGGACACCGCCGGCCTTTCTGGACGAGCCGTGGATGACAGGTAAAACGATACTGATGCTGGAGCCAAGAAGGCTGGCGGCACGCTCAGCCGCTGTCTATATGGCAGCTTGCCTGGGTGAGCAGGTAGGACAGACGGTCGGCTACCGGATGCGGATGGACAGCAAGGTAAGCAGGCAGACTCGGATTACCGTGGTTACTGAGGGTGTTCTGACACGGATGCTGCAAAGTGACCCGGAGCTAAGCGGTGTCGGGCTGGTGATTTTTGACGAATTCCATGAGCGGAGCCTGCACGCCGATCTGGGGCTGGCCCTCGTGCTTGAGGCGCAGTCTGTACTGCGCGATGATCTGCGGATTCTGATTATGTCCGCTACACTGGATGCTGAGCGGGTATCCGCCCTGCTTGGCGGGGCTGCGGTGGTGAATTGTCCGGGACGGACCTTCCCGGTTGAAACCATCTATGCCCCCTCAGGGAATAATGCCTTGCTTGAACAGTCCGCGGCCCAGGCTGTTCGCCGCGCGCTGGCGGAGCAGCCGGGAGATTGCCTGGTATTTCTCCCGGGAGAGCGGGAGATCCGGCGGACGCAGCGCGAGCTGGAGAGCGGTAGCCTGCCGTCAGGCACCGTAATCCGGCCGCTGTACGGACAGCTCCCGCAGGCGATGCAGGATGCTGCTGTAGCTGCCGCAGTGCCCGGCGAGCGCAAGGTTGTGCTGGCGACCTCAATCGCCGAGACCAGCTTGACGATTGAAGGCGTACGTACGGTGATTGATACCGGGCTCCGGCGTACGCAGGTGTTCTCGCCGCGGACCGGCATGCCGCGGCTTACAACGGTGCCTGTATCCAAGGCATCGGCTGACCAGCGGCGCGGCCGGGCAGGCCGGACGGCACCCGGCGTCTGCTACAGGCTCTGGAGCAGTGAGGAGCACGCGCGGCTTCCGGACGATAACGTGCCGGAAATGCTGGAGGCCGACCTGGCGCAGCTCGCCCTGGAGCTGGCGCTGTGGGGCGTGCGCGACCCCGCCGCGCTGCCCTGGCTGGACCCGCCGCCTGCTGCGCCTTACGCGCAGGGCACGGCGCTGCTGCGCCAGCTCGGCGCGCTTGACGCCGGCGGCGCCATAACGCCGCACGGCCGCAGCATGGCCGCGCTTGGCGCACACCCGCGCGCCGCGCATATGCTGCTGCGCGCGGCGGCGCTTGGCGAAGCGCCGCTCGCCTGCCGGCTGGCGGCGCTGCTGCAGGAGCGGGACCTGTTCAAGGGTCCCGCGGATCAGGGCAGCGACATCACGCTCCGCGTGGAGGCGCTGCTTGCGTTTGAGCGCTCCGGCAGCAGCGGGAGCGCGGACCCGGCGGTCTTGCGCGCGGTGCAGCGCGAGAGCCGCAGTCTCCTGGCGCAGCTGCAGCTGGCGCCGGAGGCAGTGCCGCAGGACAGCGGCGCCACCGGCCTGCTGCTGTCGTTTGCCTACCCCGACCGGGTGGGGCAGAAACGCGGCGAAGGCGCGTTTCTGCTCTCCGGCGGCCGGGGGGCGGCCATGCGCGAGGGGCAGCCGCTGGCCCGCTCGCCTTACATCGTTGCCGCCGGCGTGGATGACCGCGCCGGGCAGGGCCGGATTCTGCTCGCTGCGGAGCTTGCTGAAGCAGCGCTGCTGCAGCACCATGCAGACGGCCTCACCGAGGAACGGGGTGTCTATTGGGATAAGGACAGCGGCAGCGTCAAGGCCTCCCGCCGGACGATGTTCGGTGCACTGGTACTGAAGGAGACGACACACGAACGTCCGTCCTCTGACGAGATTGAGGATGTGCTGCTGTCCGTCATTGCTGCGGAAGGACTGGATATCCTGCCCTGGGAGAAAAACACGGTTCAGCTGCGTCAGCGGATGGCCTTCATGCAGGCGGTCCGCAGTGACTGGCCGGATGTATCGGAGGAGGCTCTGCTGGGTACGCTGGACAGCTGGCTTCGCCCTTATCTGCAGGGTATACGCAATCTGCGCGAGCTGCAGCGGCTGCCGCTGGCCAGGGCGCTGGAGGGCATGCTGGACTGGAACAGCCGTCAGACGCTGGACCGTGAAGCACCGACGCATCTCACGGTGCCGAGCGGGTCGCGGGTGCCGCTTGACTACGGGAATACCGGAGCCCCCGTCCTGGCGGTAAGGCTGCAGGAAATGTTCGGACAGGCGGATACGCCGCGGATCGGGATGGGCAAGGTCCCCGTGCTGCTGCATTTGCTGTCACCGGCCAGACGGCCGATGCAGGTGACGGCAGATCTGGGCAGCTTCTGGCGGTCTACCTATTTTGAGGTGAAGAAGGATCTGAAGGGACGTTATCCGAAGCATTACTGGCCGGATGATCCGCTGCAGGCCATACCCACAAGCCGGACACGGCCCGGCAATAAATAATCACTAGCAGACGATCCTCCTGCCCCGCCCTGTTTGACAGAACGTTATTGGGGTAATAATACTGCGAACGACAATTACGAAGGAGGGCTTCAAGTGACTACCAAAAAAATCGTAGGAATCTTTGATACGGAACAAGAAGCGACCAGAGCAATTGAGGATCTGCAGAACCGGGGGATCAGCAACGACGAAATCTCCATTATTACCAGAGACCGTGATGAATTACAGAGCATTTCTGAAGATACAGGAACGATGGCGCCGGAAGGTGTGGCAACCGGGGCGGCAACGGGCGGTGTAGTCGGCGGGGTGGCCGGGCTGCTTGCCGGAATAGGTGCCTTGGCTATACCGGGTATCGGACCTATTCTCGCTGCAGGGCCTATCGTAGCTACGCTGACCGGAGCGGCTATCGGTGCAGGCGCAGGGGGCCTGGTCGGCGGCCTGATCGGACTTGGTATTCCGGAGGAAGAGGCGCGCGAGTATGAGGGTTACGTCGACAACGGGAAAATCCTTGTCCTGGTCGATGACAACGGAAGAGGAAATTCCATTCATGATGTCTTCCGCGGCAACCGTTCCTTGAACGCCAGCCGTTACGACACCCTTTATAATGCCGATACAGCCGGAGACAGACTGGCAGACAGAGGAACCGCTAACCCTGACCTTACTCTGGAAGACACGACAGTAGGGAACACGAGGGGGAACCGGGGATCGATGAATGCCGACCGCGACCCGGATCTTTACAACCGTGACCGTTTATAATTAATGTCAAGTCATTCGAAACAACGCTAACTGACCTGTGCATAACCAAATACAACACAGCTTCAAGACTGCATTTCCGGCCTCAACAGCCGGGGATGCAGTCTTTTTTGTGCTGCTGAAATGTAAATCAGGCATACAAGCGGAAATATGCCTCAATTTACAATATTTAAACATATGAAAAATTCACAATAATAAAGCCATAAAATCCAGCTCCCCAGATACACAGCAAATATCCCGCCCATTCTGCTCCCTTAAACCACCAAAAGACGAAAAAGGAGGGCGGACAGGGCACAGATCAGTGCAGCGCCGGATTCAGATTGTGAAATATGGTAAACAGGCATTATACTAGAGTCATATGGATAATCATCAGGAGGGATACAATGGCATTCATGATTGCCCAGCGGGCTTTTATCAAGGTGTACCTGATTACATTGGTAGAACAGCATAAGGGGTACGGCTATCAGATGCTGGAGGACCTGCGGAGGGATTTCAAAGCCCACGGGTATTCCCCGCCCCAGAGTGAGGTATATCGTGCTCTGCATGAGCTTGTACAGCAGGGAATCCTGTACCGGACCAAGCAGCTTAAGGGGAATGATCCAAAGGTCGACTTCCAGGAGATTGTCCTGTATCACTTTACTGCAGACGGGGAAGAAAAGGCCAGGCTGTACAAAAAACAGGTAAAAACAGATCTGGACCGCTGCCTAGGTATCCTAAACAAAGCGGTCGCAGATAATTACTAGCTTCTATTTATAGATTTCCAGCTTCAGCTCAGGAATCCTGTTCTTCCTTGTCCTGGCCCGGCGGTGTGACCGGAGAGCTCGCGCTCCCGTAATCCTCAACGGAATCCCAGGCATCGGCGTCATCGAACCGGCCGCTGTGCTCCTGCCGGCCCTGTCCGGCCCCGGCAGGCGGAGGGGTCATGACCTCTTCTTCAACGGGGCGTTCATCCGCAGGCTGGCGTTCCGGCACATGATTAACCGCATAAGGTGTAAAGGGGATCGCCTCAAGCCGCTCATACGGAATTTCTTCTTTACTGATTACACAAATTCCGTAGGTACCGTCTTCCATCCGCTGCAGGGCGGCTTCAATATCGTTCAGCTCATCTCTGAGCGCGTTGTTG
Proteins encoded:
- a CDS encoding transglutaminase family protein codes for the protein MKIQINHTTTYSYPEPVTDSVNEIRLTPRTNYRQSCYHHEVEVTPAANLLTYEDFFGNRVHAYSVNKPHTEMVIHTKATVVTLDKAQGADLPHIPLEDQVKLLNDDKFQNRYIEFILPTRYTEVTPELVEFASLHPFEEADDMYAWTKKLSSTIYEQFTYDPEATSVNTTVKKALKLKRGVCQDYAHLMIAVCRSVGLPSRYVSGYHFVGDLQGGNADFEQASHAWVETHIPGTGWLGFDPTNNAEVNWRYIKLGHGRDYKDIVPVKGVYRGGAGTLSVKVDVRKLEN
- the ftsY gene encoding signal recognition particle-docking protein FtsY, with translation MSFFKKLKETISGKTESVTKSFRDGLEKTRKGFVEKVSDLIIRRKKIDEEFYEELEEILIGADVGVNTVMTLVEELRAEVKQKRIEDAAELQPILSRKLMELLRGDDDNSLKENPDGITVILFVGVNGVGKTTTIGKLAHRYKQEGKKVLLAAGDTFRAGAIEQLEVWGQRAGVDVIKQQAGSDPAAVMFDAVQAAKQRNVDVLICDTAGRLQNKSNLMEELNKIFRVIQREIPSAPHEVLMVLDATTGQNALSQAKLFGEKSGVTGLVLTKLDGTAKGGIVVAIRQEMNLPVKLVGLGEKMEDLQAFDSTQFVHALFAGLISEEEAEPEEDKE
- a CDS encoding alpha-E domain-containing protein, translated to MLNRNAEALFWIGRYIERAENHARLIDVHYHIQQEEDFQSEGHKWSRLIDALGVRNEYLKQFESFCEQDVLSFITLDLGNSNSLFSCVHQARNNLRTLRQHLPSELWDIVNGFNLWLGEQSVADIMSGPHQFYQQVKERAAMFLGAEQSVMLRGNEWHFIESGRFLERAENTTRILQAVTVSCKSKENSTIYTQLQAVLKSVSGYQSFRRYYADDMSPECILEFLIVNARFPRSVRFSFHKLEEHLARLELDSSEKGSGHEKVIRQAGKIKAELDYMEKEEMSGDLVDDVLHSLMVSCQRLGKTMEGAFFRREGAYV
- a CDS encoding circularly permuted type 2 ATP-grasp protein, with translation MSKLDPLPGISPYPLEHFYDEMYADERSIRPHYKHVSRMFNGMSPEELHAKQRLMQRRMMEEGITFTLYNPAQDQPMERTIPFDMIPRIIPKGEWERLEAGIIQRITALNLFIHDIYHEQYIVKDGIVPRRMIISNVYFRPEMAGLRVPGGAYVTTSGIDLIRHHDGEYYVLEDNLRTPSGFSYLFKGRSLMNQLFPELAFASSIRDVDHSLNRFLSVLRSLSPSRTKDPVIALLTPGEYNSAYYEHAFLAQQMGIHLVEGRDLVARDHKIYLKEMNSLRRVDVLYRRLDDDYIDPLAFQPNSLLGVAGLMNAYRAGNIAIANAPGTGVADDKAMYVYVPDMIRYYLNEEPILGNVPTYLLSRPQERQYVLDNLSEMVVKETSLSGGYGMLIGSEATKDELIDFRLKILADPARYIAQPIMSLSRAPVLSGASMVPRHIDLRAFVLMGADRKPHVIPGGLTRVAMKENSLVVNSSQGGGVKDTWVMA
- a CDS encoding DUF1801 domain-containing protein, whose amino-acid sequence is MNQEVTDFINSVKQPWQIEICNALRQLVHDAIPDVQERIQYGKPHFLKNGKYAAVITTAKGWVTFTIFNAAGLEVPEGVFEPGKPERVTAKLLEGKSVNYELFTDLLKQASAEL
- a CDS encoding SDR family oxidoreductase, which translates into the protein MSPNIAKKQRFVGKTAIITGAGSGIGRAAAIQMAREGANVALFDLVNERTSVLEQKLNKLRKDCALAIDVDTSDAERMEEAVRRTIEHFGSLDIVFANAGINGVVGPIEELSLSDWQNTINVNLTGTFLTLKYTIPHLKEKGKGSIIITSSINGNTRFTSFGWSPYSTTKAGQVAFAKMAALELAKFKIRVNVICPGAISTNIDESTEFNEDVEEIVIPIEFPEGAQPLADGPGKPENVADLVSFLASDESIHITGAQIVIDGAESLLS